In Puntigrus tetrazona isolate hp1 chromosome 24, ASM1883169v1, whole genome shotgun sequence, a genomic segment contains:
- the spice1 gene encoding spindle and centriole-associated protein 1 isoform X1, producing the protein MSLVRMNRPLYGAGKRPVRSRKVSAPKKEWVSTVNDLSVHRATPEELAKRHEMHRSQNRVVAQWELKEKALTRRRRKNQPPSPPGLDRARLNIIRELFSDQCQLQDVIARSDRALAEVKDLFGDAPRRRTGFPTITVAPDCDSDSKLPVHQKPDPPTQLSLLSQTTMDQQALNELEECEEEHYEVQDAPVQLSSVMHRQRNKCRSKSFPWTSDHPEQELPKTPCNTRVREDQAALNATVAVQRLKSRQTCPDVNQSASLDNQVLNSETASCQPGVKRSSVHSSRGRSGYTSGLNSSGLSSLTGNQSSLELLQGMLEQVETELDSLDHQNPPPEARPQQQRPGLTGFSVALVATLGRLASHIRKKEEEALREAQEKRLLEEEVKEQRALIDALTVESLTLREESVSLQERLQQQISELERRLDGLVLVVGRPDSAEPHTTEQITENAAQIRRHLESGCTESHLQQQDFVTAAVLLSPPRQRDGLPPAECRPHSHAPSLHYSGSCAAMGSQGSLEDFDISISPSSFASLPRPTPLLENLSPDAMLGEIAELTRQNAAIRAQLAQHRSSPAGASASREQSADRLSTASSVARQGSPSTESQHTQQRVSVERSSTMEIEQKLQELNRQSAEARAKLLELIEQQKQSSLKVSPAISPVPPHSSSTHTAVRRLTPEQFLTLPERNRSPQPSASSQRSAGRLSPQSLDNVEIQKLENKVDKLKREGWFALSSHVK; encoded by the exons ATGTCTTTAGTGCGGATGAACCGTCCTTTATACGGTGCGGGTAAAAGACCAGTGCGAAGCAGGAAGGTGTCTGCACCAAAGAAAGAATGGGTG AGCACAGTCAATGACCTTTCGGTGCATAGAGCCACACCAGAGGAACTG GCCAAGCGTCATGAGATGCACAGATCTCAGAACAGGGTCGTGGCGCAGTGGGAATTAAAAGAAAAGGCTCTAACACGCAGACGGAGGAAAAACCAGCCCCCCAGTCCTCCAGGCCTCGATAGAGCCCGGCTCAACATCATTAGAGAG ttgttttCAGATCAGTGTCAGTTGCAGGATGTCATTGCACGGTCTGACAGAGCTTTGGCTGAGGTGAAAGACCTGTTTGGTGATGCCCCTCGTCGACGCACAG GGTTCCCCACCATTACTGTGGCACCTGACTGTGATTCTGACTCCAAGCTTCCTGTCCATCAAAAACCTGATCCTCCAACCCAGCTGTCATTGCTCAGCCAGACTACGATGGATCAGCAG GCCTTGAATGAGTTGGAGGAGTGTGAAGAGGAACATTATGAAGTCCAGGATGCCCCGGTGCAGCTCAGCTCTGTGATGCACAG acaaagaaataaatgtaggTCGAAGTCCTTTCCATGGACTTCAGATCATCCAGAGCAAGAGCTACCCAAGACACCGTGTAATACTAGAGTCAGAGAAGATCAGGCAG CCCTCAACGCCACGGTGGCTGTACAGCGTTTAAAATCCAGACAGACATGTCCTGATGTAAACCAATCAGCTTCACTAGACAACCAAGTCCTGAATTCAGAGACTGCTTCATGTCAACCAG GTGTTAAGAGAAGCTCAGTTCATTCCAGTAGGGGGCGCTCTGGATATACCTCTGGCCTGAACAGCTCAGGGTTGAGCTCTCTGACAGGAAATCAGTCTAGTCTGGAGCTTCTGCAGGGAATGCTTGAGCAAGTGGAGACCGAGCTGGACTCTCTAGATCACCAGAATCCTCCACCGGAAGCTAGACCACAGCAACAGAGACCAGGTCTCACCGGCTTCTCTGTGGCTCTAGTGGCGACACTTGGACGTCTAGCCAGTCATATTAGAAAA AAAGAAGAGGAGGCTCTGAGGGAGGCACAGGAGAAAAGACTATTAGAGGAGGAAGTGAAGGAGCAGAGAGCTTTGATTGACGCTCTGACTGTAGAGTCACTGACACTGAGGGAAGAGAGCGTCAGCCTGCAG GAAAGACTGCAGCAGCAGATATCTGAACTAGAGCGGCGTCTAGATGGCCTAGTCCTGGTGGTGGGAAGACCAGATTCTGCAGAACCACACACAACAGAGCAAATCACAGAGAATGCAGCTCAAA TAAGAAGGCATCTGGAGTCTGGCTGTACTGAATCCCATCTACAGCAACAGGACTTTGTCACTGCAGCTGTGCTGCTCTCTCCTCCTCGTCAACGAGATGGTCTGCCTCCTGCAG AATGTCGTCCACATTCACACGCACCCTCGCTGCACTACAGTGGCTCCTGTGCAGCAATGGGAAGTCAGGGTTCACTGGAGGACTTTGACATCTCCATCTCTCCTTCCTCCTTCGCTAGCCTACCACGTCCTACTCCTCTGCTGGAGAATCTCTCTCCGGATGCCATGTTAGGGGAGATTGCCGAACTGACACGTCAGAACGCAGCGATCCGGGCCCAGTTGGCTCAGCACCGTTCATCTCCGGCTGGAGCTTCAGCGTCGAGGGAGCAGAGTGCAGACCGGCTTTCCACAGCCAGTTCTGTAGCTAGACAAGGGTCACCCTCTACAGAGTCACAGCACACACAGCAG cgTGTTTCTGTAGAGAGATCCTCAACTATGGAGATCGAACAAAAACTGCAGGAGCTGAACCGCCAAAGTGCTGAAGCCAGAGCTAAACTACTAGAGCTCATTGAACAACAGAAACAGAGCTCCCTCAAAGTTTCTCCTGCCATTTCCCCAGTACCTCCTCACTCCAGCAGCACTCATACAG caGTTAGAAGGTTAACTCCGGAGCAGTTTTTGACGCTTCCTGAGAGAAACCGTTCACCACAACCCAGTGCAAGCAGTCAGAG gtcagcTGGAAGACTCTCACCACAAAGTCTGGATAATGTGGAAATCCAAAAGCTTGAGAATAAA gTGGACAAGCTGAAGAGAGAGGGCTGGTTTGCGTTGTCATCTCATGTCAAGTGA
- the spice1 gene encoding spindle and centriole-associated protein 1 isoform X2, translated as MSLVRMNRPLYGAGKRPVRSRKVSAPKKEWVSTVNDLSVHRATPEELAKRHEMHRSQNRVVAQWELKEKALTRRRRKNQPPSPPGLDRARLNIIRELFSDQCQLQDVIARSDRALAEVKDLFGDAPRRRTGFPTITVAPDCDSDSKLPVHQKPDPPTQLSLLSQTTMDQQALNELEECEEEHYEVQDAPVQLSSVMHRQRNKCRSKSFPWTSDHPEQELPKTPCNTRVREDQAALNATVAVQRLKSRQTCPDVNQSASLDNQVLNSETASCQPGVKRSSVHSSRGRSGYTSGLNSSGLSSLTGNQSSLELLQGMLEQVETELDSLDHQNPPPEARPQQQRPGLTGFSVALVATLGRLASHIRKKEEEALREAQEKRLLEEEVKEQRALIDALTVESLTLREESVSLQERLQQQISELERRLDGLVLVVGRPDSAEPHTTEQITENAAQIRRHLESGCTESHLQQQDFVTAAVLLSPPRQRDGLPPAECRPHSHAPSLHYSGSCAAMGSQGSLEDFDISISPSSFASLPRPTPLLENLSPDAMLGEIAELTRQNAAIRAQLAQHRSSPAGASASREQSADRLSTASSVARQGSPSTESQHTQQRVSVERSSTMEIEQKLQELNRQSAEARAKLLELIEQQKQSSLKVSPAISPVPPHSSSTHTVRRLTPEQFLTLPERNRSPQPSASSQRSAGRLSPQSLDNVEIQKLENKVDKLKREGWFALSSHVK; from the exons ATGTCTTTAGTGCGGATGAACCGTCCTTTATACGGTGCGGGTAAAAGACCAGTGCGAAGCAGGAAGGTGTCTGCACCAAAGAAAGAATGGGTG AGCACAGTCAATGACCTTTCGGTGCATAGAGCCACACCAGAGGAACTG GCCAAGCGTCATGAGATGCACAGATCTCAGAACAGGGTCGTGGCGCAGTGGGAATTAAAAGAAAAGGCTCTAACACGCAGACGGAGGAAAAACCAGCCCCCCAGTCCTCCAGGCCTCGATAGAGCCCGGCTCAACATCATTAGAGAG ttgttttCAGATCAGTGTCAGTTGCAGGATGTCATTGCACGGTCTGACAGAGCTTTGGCTGAGGTGAAAGACCTGTTTGGTGATGCCCCTCGTCGACGCACAG GGTTCCCCACCATTACTGTGGCACCTGACTGTGATTCTGACTCCAAGCTTCCTGTCCATCAAAAACCTGATCCTCCAACCCAGCTGTCATTGCTCAGCCAGACTACGATGGATCAGCAG GCCTTGAATGAGTTGGAGGAGTGTGAAGAGGAACATTATGAAGTCCAGGATGCCCCGGTGCAGCTCAGCTCTGTGATGCACAG acaaagaaataaatgtaggTCGAAGTCCTTTCCATGGACTTCAGATCATCCAGAGCAAGAGCTACCCAAGACACCGTGTAATACTAGAGTCAGAGAAGATCAGGCAG CCCTCAACGCCACGGTGGCTGTACAGCGTTTAAAATCCAGACAGACATGTCCTGATGTAAACCAATCAGCTTCACTAGACAACCAAGTCCTGAATTCAGAGACTGCTTCATGTCAACCAG GTGTTAAGAGAAGCTCAGTTCATTCCAGTAGGGGGCGCTCTGGATATACCTCTGGCCTGAACAGCTCAGGGTTGAGCTCTCTGACAGGAAATCAGTCTAGTCTGGAGCTTCTGCAGGGAATGCTTGAGCAAGTGGAGACCGAGCTGGACTCTCTAGATCACCAGAATCCTCCACCGGAAGCTAGACCACAGCAACAGAGACCAGGTCTCACCGGCTTCTCTGTGGCTCTAGTGGCGACACTTGGACGTCTAGCCAGTCATATTAGAAAA AAAGAAGAGGAGGCTCTGAGGGAGGCACAGGAGAAAAGACTATTAGAGGAGGAAGTGAAGGAGCAGAGAGCTTTGATTGACGCTCTGACTGTAGAGTCACTGACACTGAGGGAAGAGAGCGTCAGCCTGCAG GAAAGACTGCAGCAGCAGATATCTGAACTAGAGCGGCGTCTAGATGGCCTAGTCCTGGTGGTGGGAAGACCAGATTCTGCAGAACCACACACAACAGAGCAAATCACAGAGAATGCAGCTCAAA TAAGAAGGCATCTGGAGTCTGGCTGTACTGAATCCCATCTACAGCAACAGGACTTTGTCACTGCAGCTGTGCTGCTCTCTCCTCCTCGTCAACGAGATGGTCTGCCTCCTGCAG AATGTCGTCCACATTCACACGCACCCTCGCTGCACTACAGTGGCTCCTGTGCAGCAATGGGAAGTCAGGGTTCACTGGAGGACTTTGACATCTCCATCTCTCCTTCCTCCTTCGCTAGCCTACCACGTCCTACTCCTCTGCTGGAGAATCTCTCTCCGGATGCCATGTTAGGGGAGATTGCCGAACTGACACGTCAGAACGCAGCGATCCGGGCCCAGTTGGCTCAGCACCGTTCATCTCCGGCTGGAGCTTCAGCGTCGAGGGAGCAGAGTGCAGACCGGCTTTCCACAGCCAGTTCTGTAGCTAGACAAGGGTCACCCTCTACAGAGTCACAGCACACACAGCAG cgTGTTTCTGTAGAGAGATCCTCAACTATGGAGATCGAACAAAAACTGCAGGAGCTGAACCGCCAAAGTGCTGAAGCCAGAGCTAAACTACTAGAGCTCATTGAACAACAGAAACAGAGCTCCCTCAAAGTTTCTCCTGCCATTTCCCCAGTACCTCCTCACTCCAGCAGCACTCATACAG TTAGAAGGTTAACTCCGGAGCAGTTTTTGACGCTTCCTGAGAGAAACCGTTCACCACAACCCAGTGCAAGCAGTCAGAG gtcagcTGGAAGACTCTCACCACAAAGTCTGGATAATGTGGAAATCCAAAAGCTTGAGAATAAA gTGGACAAGCTGAAGAGAGAGGGCTGGTTTGCGTTGTCATCTCATGTCAAGTGA
- the LOC122330131 gene encoding uncharacterized protein LOC122330131, with translation MNVLCFEDEYEVCTWNTVMASSTERHRISGAEQKQTVKARLLSSQMLLVDALYHLGPLLDCVISEGLLSRENCYEIEAERTPPNKVRKLLEIVDAQMDESGASKFMECLRKCKKHYPRLRTWLTSEDYSQPPGITQGPTERQLQSQFNVLCSRLGCSALPGSFDLFSRDILTQLELEKIQAMLIPTHQAQTLLSICLKKGEKACKSFYTALKNEDEQLAEELNVNTLLEDLKTESRGSIVPIAVEETRGQLRSLPLSGGLQQVMTRLGLTVGDEIRFNVCEVGVAVGLPRRTVREYFLEGVGIEDSAQLEALVSLFIEKTKDADRLLRRVAELSPRWVQLSERGCLLLRLLQKAETLLRSGIHSHRHSWDHLHDQDHLRSWDHLCLEDCTDQRTVWAIFSFLVWDCMAEVLEEPEAKPSGGILGMIEQLSASGRVEAALLQEVEQCWTEGDAESLLQSVRVLAQVLRDLHPLQEGLQLSSSVEGLFSCRPSRLHRVTSFQGVSARVIRKALSSMVPSSTDQDTTLLARQHMEACVRIARLLDALQPKRTTIDFSHAPIATVIQHVQFVLSNPAFNSEAFDAGVRHRLLSVLEFNPAQLGLGSLMQLHQETLSEFQTYLQLGEHHNFQFILESVRILGPAKLFSVSRVHGPVAIDNGVEEVISFITSEATSFLVRLHCLCYEEERGRFKVCAPRCVCLYLLKAEGLRDMQWYGDNVLAEVGGKVWVREGESDGWDELQALAQRHSTQLKDEGCCFKVKTSGLECEVKFIYRSGRLWAMPHKDCEVN, from the exons ATGAACGTGCTATGCTTTGAAGATGAATACGAAGTATGCACATGGAATACTGTGATGGCTTCCTCAACCGAGAGACATCGCATTTCAG GAGCAGAGCAGAAGCAGACTGTAAAGGCCAGGCTCCTGTCTTCACAGATGCTTCTGGTGGATGCTCTTTATCACCTGGGCCCTCTGCTAGACTGTGTTATATCTGAAGGTCTGCTCTCTAGAGAAAACTGCTATGAAATTGAAGCTGAACGAACGCCACCCAACAAAGTCCGAAAACTTCTAGAGATTGTTGACGCTCAGATGGATGAAAGTGGTGCCTCTAAGTTCATGGAGTGTctgagaaaatgcaaaaaacattacCCGCGTCTACGAACCTGGTTGACCTCAGAAG ATTACTCCCAACCACCAGGGATTACTCAAGGTCCAACAG AACGTCAACTGCAGTCCCAGTTTAATGTTTTGTGCTCGCGCTTGGGCTGTTCTGCACTGCCGGGCTCCTTCGATCTCTTCTCCAGAGACATTCTAACTCAGTTGGAGCTGGAAAAAATCCAAGCAATGCTCATCCCAACACACCAAGCACAAACCCTGCTGTCCATTTGCCTGAAGAAAGGAGAAAAAGCATGCAAGAGCTTTTACACAGCGCTAAAGAATGAAGACGAACAGCTAGCTGAGGAACTTAATG TGAACACTTTGTTAGAAGACCTTAAGACAGAATCTAGAGGCAGCATTGTGCCGATTGCAGTGGAGGAGACCAGAGGTCAATTGAGGTCTTTACCTCTGTCAG GAGGCCTGCAGCAGGTCATGACTCGGCTGGGCTTGACTGTGGGGGATGAGATTAGGTTTAATGTCTGTGAGGTTGGTGTGGCAGTAGGTTTGCCACGCCGGACAGTCAGAGAGTATTTTCTGGAAGGGGTTGGCATTGAAGACTCGGCCCAGCTGGAGGCCCTAGTCTCCCTGTTCATAGAGAAGACAAAAGACGCAGACAGACTACTGAGAAGAGTGGCAGAACTCAGCCCTCGGT GGGTCCAGCTTTCAGAGAGAGGGTGCCTGCTGTTGCGGTTGCTGCAAAAAGCTGAGACTCTTCTCCGCAGCGGTATCCACAGTCACCGGCACAGCTGGGACCACCTTCACGATCAGGACCACTTACGCAGCTGGGACCACCTGTGTCTAGAAGACTGCACAGATCAGCGCACTGTGTGGGCCATCTTCAGCTTTCTGGTGTGGGACTGCATGGCAGAGGTTCTGGAGGAGCCGGAGGCGAAGCCTAGCGGAGGCATACTAGGCATGATCGAGCAGCTGAGTGCCAGCGGCAGAGTGGAGGCTGCTTTGCTGCAGGAAGTGGAGCAGTGCTGGACCGAAGGGGACGCTGAGAGCCTGCTGCAGAGCGTGAGAGTCCTCGCTCAGGTGCTAAGAGACCTCCATCCCCTCCAGGAAGGCCTCCAGCTGTCCTCTTCAGTTGAGGGGTTGTTTTCCTGCAGGCCCAGCAGGCTGCACCGGGTGACTTCCTTCCAGGGCGTCTCTGCGCGAGTCATCCGGAAAGCTCTAAGCAGCATGGTTCCATCCTCCACGGACCAGGACACAACTCTTCTCGCTAGACAGCACATGGAGGCATGCGTTCGTATCGCACGTCTCCTAGATGCGTTGCAGCCCAAGCGGACCACCATAGACTTTTCCCATGCGCCCATTGCTACGGTCATCCAGCATGTGCAGTTTGTCTTATCAAATCCCGCTTTTAACTCGGAAGCTTTTGACGCAGGGGTTCGCCATCGCTTGCTTTCGGTGTTGGAGTTCAATCCTGCGCAGCTGGGTTTGGGCTCTCTCATGCAGCTCCACCAGGAGACCCTATCCGAATTCCAAACATACTTACAACTCGGCGAGCACCACAACTTCCAGTTTATTCTCGAATCAGTACGGATACTTGGTCCCGCCAAGCTGTTTTCCGTCAGCAGGGTTCACGGGCCTGTCGCCATCGACAACGGAGTGGAGGAGGTTATTAGTTTTATCACGTCAGAAGCCACTTCATTCCTGGTAAGACTGCACTGTCTTTGTTATGAAGAAGAAAGGGGGCGCTTCAAGGTGTGCGCGCCACGATGCGTGTGTTTGTATCTGCTCAAAGCAGAAGGGCTGCGCGACATGCAGTGGTACGGTGATAACGTTTTGGCTGAGGTAGGTGGGAAAGTGTGGGTCAGAGAAGGAGAAAGTGATGGCTGGGATGAGCTACAGGCGCTGGCTCAGAGACACTCCACTCAACTCAAGGACGAAGGATGCTGCTTTAAGGTCAAGACCTCTGGGTTGGAGTGTGAGGTTAAATTTATATACAGGAGCGGAAGGCTATGGGCTATGCCACATAAGGACTGTGAGGTAAATTAA